Genomic window (Rosa chinensis cultivar Old Blush chromosome 6, RchiOBHm-V2, whole genome shotgun sequence):
TGAGTCAACAGAGTTCACTCAAGTCAGTAATTGATTTGGGTCCGGAGGACTTCGGTAGAGTTGTTGAGAAGATGCCACAGGTTGTTAGCCTGAGTGATAAACCCATGATGAAGCATATCGATTTCCTTAATAATTGTGGGTTCTCTTTGGAACAAATGAGGAAGATGGTCACTGGGTGCCCCCAGTTGCTTGCTTTGAATCTTGACATCATGAAACTTAGCTTTGATTTCTTTCAGAAAGTGATGCAAAGGCCTTTGGATGACTTGGTTGCTTTCCCAGCATTCTTCACTTATGGTCTGGAATCCACCATAAAACCAAGGCATAAGATGGTAACAAAGAGAGGGTTGAAATGCTCTCTTGGATGGCTTCTCAATTGCTCTGATGAGAAGTTTGAGCAACGGATGGACTACGACACTATTGAAATGGACGAGATGGAATCATCGCCATCATTCGACATGAATACTCTCACAGAACCAAGGAGTGATGAGTCAGGTTCAGACTATGATAGTGATGATGATGAGTATGCATAGAATCATGAGTCAATCCCAGGGGTTTTCTTGTAGAGTTTTTGAATGTTATATTATAAAAGCTAGTTTTTTTTGCTTTTAGCGTCTTAGCATTCTACCTATACACAAACCCAAACAAAACTACTTCCTCATAAGGAATTGAAGGGGCAAGTTTGCTTACCCATCTAACCCCTATTACCGGCTCTGATATTTATCCATTTCTCAACACGCTGTAGTGTAAGATATACGTATTAGTTATGTTCTGTACTAGTATATCTGCAAAGTGACAAGCTTGTTTGctttgaactttcctatttctGATTGTTTTCTAGAATCCAGAACAAGAGCAAAGAACATGTATGGAAAATAGTATTCATGACATTGTATATACAAACAGATCATTGCACTACTTTGTTCACTATATCTTCATTTGTTAATATCCCAAAAAATTCTGCTATCTCGCCCTGCAACTGAGGAAAGCGCCAGTATGTCCTCAAAATGTACAATCTTCCTTGTACTAGGGGCCATCATCATTCAGAAAATTTATACAAGGCTATATGCCTATGTTCTCTGAAGAAAGCAAGTAATTTGGATTCCTAGTCTTCTCTTTGTAGCCACCCCAACTGTAGAAAAATAGACCTGATGTTAGCAGAAACGAGAGTAACACGTTATTGAAGGAAATGGCTTATTTATAGATCTGATTGCATACCTTCCACGCATACATGGCAAAGAAGGCTACGGTATCAGCAGACCAAACAACTGCAAACGACTTGACGAAAAATGGGATTGTCACGTTGAGTAATGGAACAAGGAGAAAAAGATAGTTCAGAGCTTCCTTCTCATTTTTCGAGCAGTCTCGGGCACGCAGTGAAGGAATTGCTGCAAACGATAGTTACATTCTTCGTTAAAATGTTTGATCATTTGCACTCTAGCTAAAGTAATATGATTTAGTATACAAAGTGTGCAAATAAAACCTAGTAGGGGATTACTTACTAAACATCCAAATGGACCACATTCCCATTAATCTCCAAAGGTCTGGTTCATTTGATGGGAATATGAGATTGTAAGACAGAACTCCACCTAAGAGCATGCAGGCATAAGCTTGAACCTCGAAAACGGTGTACAAGACGGAACCAGGCACTGCCGGGTTTTTGCTTGCTGTTGAAGCCCTTGGTGCAAATGTTGCAGCAGTCTTCTGAACAACCTGTGTGCAAATGAAAGCATTGATCTTGAGAGGAATTGAGGACATCATAACTTTCTCTCCCATAACGGTCTATTGTAATACTGCTACATATGAAGATATGTAAAAACTGAATCTAAAAATAGCAGAGGCCTATTTGTAAAACTAGATTCCAGGATTACAATGCTTGATTAAATTACATTCATCTCAATGGTACAATAATACCATTTCTTTTATCCAAGAAAACCCAGTTAACATAACAAGTCTGTTTCTACAACGGTACAACCCAATTTCAAAACCTTCAAACCATTTACAATACAGACCCAAGTCTGGGTATACGCAGTAAAGTTGAAAAGAAAACCAACCTTTTTGAGGTCCTTATCAAGTGGTGCAGTAGCTGATATAGTAGAAGGCTTGGTTGCTTCCTTTGGTTGAGCTTCTAGCTCTTGTTTCTGTTCAGCTTCTAACTCATTGGCATTGGCATTGGCATAAACTTTGAAGCAGATTTTGGTAGGAAATGAAGTATTAAAGGGTGATATGTTTCTCTGGTTTGAAATGTTAGAAGGAAATCTTGAAACTTGATAATTGCAGAGGGATGTTGAAGTTAAGGTGTTCATGTTTAAAGGACTCCGCTGCAAGAGAGAGGAGCAGAGGACCCCTGAGAATTCAACAAGGAGGAGCCACAGAGAAACAGAGGGAGATAAGATACTAAAGGCTCAAACCAAATTTGGGTTTGGGTCTCATTTGAGCCAGACGTATATGTGGCCCAATCATATACCCTCACTTGTATGGTTTGGGACTTTGGGGTCTCTTTCCAGTGGAAGATCAAAGAAAGTGAAATCCacgctctattttttttttatatttttacttGTAGTTCTTTTAagttattaaaaataaatttttaagttACTTAAAATAGAAAGAGGGAGCgtaaattataaaatagagAGTGTAAATTTCACTTTCAAAAAATAACTCTTATAGAACTTTTATTATTTGCATACATTTTGCATTGTAGATTAATAATCATAACTTAACATTTGGTCTTTTAAATCACATTTTAAGAATCATTTCAATGAAACTGAGGATAATTTATTCATCAAATTATATCAAACAAATAAACAGTtgacataaaaatattaattgatTTTATTTGACACAATTAAATGACTAAACAATCTTCAATCTGTAATACGGATAACTTTAAACAGTAGTTTAATATGAAACGGTGCTTCTTATAAACTCGTTGATAATGATTCGGATCTAATTCATAACCCATTATTAGAAGTAGAAATTGCTCCGATGAGATCctcattgacaaaaaaaaaaaaaaatattgcagTCAGTTTGATAATGATCGAGTGACATTGCTCCTTCTATcccaaccaaaacaaaatccCATAGAtattaaaagagaaaattaataTGGACCGTGACTAATGGGCCCAGAATTTGGTCCAAACACACAGGTGGCCCAGTGAGATCCGTACACTAGTTTCACTTGGATGAAGCAAGTTGTTTCCCCGCGAAAACGAATCGCAGAGTAGAGGTGGCGTAAGATTCCGGCTCCAGGAAACACAGAAAGATTTGGAGTATTCCTCCTCTGTCTATTGGTCAAAACATTTGCTTTTTACAACAGAAACTTATTTTTTGAAATTGCTTGCTACTTTGCCCAATCTGTCTCAAAATTACAATGGCAACAGCAGCGTGATACCGACATTTCCGCTGCAAAACTGCAAAAGGGAAAAGGACTTTCAGTTCTGACTGGTAGCTAGGCTAGGCTAGGCTAGGCCGATTTAATCCTTACTTTCTCCGACCGTCGTGTTTCATTTGCCGCGAATTCagattactttctctctctctctctctctcggggTTTGGATTGGGACATATGGGTTTTCGTGAATTGAATTTGTTGATAGACGAAAACCCCATTTGGGAATTGAACTGAACTGATCATattggttggtttctccaatgGGGAGATTTCTCGGTGGGTTTTTGTTGCCTCTGCTGCTGCTTGCAGGTATATATACTAGTTTATATGATTTATAGTCTCATTACTATCAGGTATAGTAATGTGAGAATTATCGGAAGTGAATTTGATTGATGCTATCATCTTTTTCTTGCAGCTGCTTTCATGCACTGGAG
Coding sequences:
- the LOC112170060 gene encoding protein RESISTANCE TO PHYTOPHTHORA 1, chloroplastic, which codes for MNTLTSTSLCNYQVSRFPSNISNQRNISPFNTSFPTKICFKVYANANANELEAEQKQELEAQPKEATKPSTISATAPLDKDLKKVVQKTAATFAPRASTASKNPAVPGSVLYTVFEVQAYACMLLGGVLSYNLIFPSNEPDLWRLMGMWSIWMFTIPSLRARDCSKNEKEALNYLFLLVPLLNVTIPFFVKSFAVVWSADTVAFFAMYAWKLGWLQRED